In the Girardinichthys multiradiatus isolate DD_20200921_A chromosome 4, DD_fGirMul_XY1, whole genome shotgun sequence genome, one interval contains:
- the pacsin3 gene encoding protein kinase C and casein kinase substrate in neurons protein 3, which yields MSSNGDVSDLSSSDSFWEPGNYKRTVKRIDDGHRLCNELVSCFQERAKIEKSYALQLSDWAKRWRGIVEKGPQYGTLEKAWHAFMQAADRLSELHLELRERLAGEDSEKVRDWQKDAFHKQMMGGFRETKDADDGFRKAQKPWVRKLKEVESSKKSYRQARKEEWTAITRETHAKADPSKSQEEVRKYTVRVERCNQEAEKEKERYTKALEELNRCNPRYMEDMEQVFDLTQEAERKRLRFFKDVLLDIHTHLDLSAKESFKNLYRDLGQTIRAASDTEDLRWWRNTHGPGMSMNWPQFEEWSPEASRSISRKERGGISEENVVTLTNIVSSGGGDAPPSPITVDTGRMKDYTSDWSDEESPKKVLAVNGMGEADDKEEEEQVEGLPVRALYDYTGQESDELSFKAGDELLKLGEEDEQGWCKGRMRSGQVGLYPANYVQVITS from the exons ATGTCTTCCAATGGAGACGTCAGCGACCTCAGCAGCTCTGACAGCTTCTGGGAG CCAGGTAACTATAAAAGGACGGTGAAGCGGATTGACGACGGCCACCGGCTGTGCAACGAGCTCGTCAGCTGCTTCCAGGAGAGGGCCAAGATCGAGAAGAGCtatgctcttcagctgagcgaCTGGGCCAAGAGGTGGAGAGGCATCGTTGAGAAAG GTCCTCAGTATGGGACCCTGGAGAAGGCGTGGCACGCGTTCATGCAGGCGGCCGACCGCCTCAGCGAGCTGCACCTGGAGCTGCGGGAGCGGCTGGCGGGCGAGGACAGCGAGAAGGTCCGCGACTGGCAGAAGGACGCCTTCCACAAGCAGATGATGGGAGGCTTCAGGGAGACAAAGGACGCAGACGATGGATTCAGGAAAGCTCAGAAACCCTGGGTCCGCAAGCTGAAAGAG GTTGAGTCCAGTAAGAAAAGCTACCGTCAGGCCAGAAAGGAGGAGTGGACGGCCATTACCAGGGAAACGCATGCTAAAGCCGATCCGTCCAAATCACAGGAGGAAGTCCGCAAATACACGGTCCGGGTGGAGCGCTGCAACCAGGAGGCTGAGAAG GAGAAGGAGCGCTACACAAaggctctggaggagctgaaccGCTGCAACCCTCGCTACATGGAGGACATGGAGCAGGTGTTCGACCTCACGCAGGAGGCAGAGCGGAAGAGGCTGCGCTTCTTCAAAGACGTCCTGCTGGACATCCACACGCACCTCGACCTGTCCGCCAAAGAGAG CTTTAAGAACCTGTACCGGGATCTGGGTCAGACCATCCGAGCAGCCAGCGATACCGAAGACTTACGTTGGTGGAGGAACACCCACGGACCGGGCATGAGCATGAACTGGCCCCAGTTTGAG GAGTGGTCTCCAGAAGCAAGCCGCTCCATCAGCAGGAAGGAGCGAGGAGGAATCTCCGAGGAGAATGTGGTCACCCTCACCAACATCGTCTCATCGGGTGGAGGAGACGCTCCGCCCAGTCCCATCACCGTGGATACGGGCAG GATGAAGGACTATACATCGGACTGGTCGGACGAGGAGAGTCCCAAGAAGGTGCTGGCGGTGAACGGCATGGGGGAGGCGGACgataaggaggaggaggagcaggtgGAGGGGTTGCCGGTGAGGGCGCTGTATGATTACACGGGCCAGGAGTCGGACGAACTCAGCTTTAAAGCAG GCGACGAGCTGCTGAAGCTCGGAGAGGAGGACGAGCAGGGCTGGTGTAAAGGACGGATGAGGAGCGGCCAGGTTGGCCTTTATCCTGCCAACTACGTCCAGGTCATCACTTCCTGA